A genomic window from Salvia hispanica cultivar TCC Black 2014 chromosome 5, UniMelb_Shisp_WGS_1.0, whole genome shotgun sequence includes:
- the LOC125188032 gene encoding pentatricopeptide repeat-containing protein At1g08070, chloroplastic-like, with translation MVFALSIFPSHFPTTKTAIPKFPANPKTFILEKCKTTKDLNQVHASLIKTRLLHHPAAAEPLLEAAALLLPDSTIDYAFSIFRKLEHPDASAYNIMIRGFTKEQAPQKSILLFRQMIEQLVRPDPFTYSGILKAISKLGALKEGEQIHAHVLKSMEKFDRSEFVENSLVYMYASCGQLQSARKVFDEMSERSPVAWSSMFSGYVRCGTWLEVVGLFRKMRGMGIYFNETTLISVLKACGRLGDLELGEWIHEHAVANGLMKNDNLITSLVDMYAKCGRLETARRLFDSMSSKDVVAWSAMISGYSHSDQQMEALALFHEMQRANVKPNEVTMISVLSCCGVLGALEIGKWVHSYTKRKNLKLTVNLSTALVDFYAKCGCVDIALEVFHSAPSKSVWTWTALIQGLASNGRGETALEYFNLMVEENVEPNEVTFIGVLSACNHAGLVDQGHTYLARMNRDFGIEPRVEHYGCMVDMLGRAGLIEDAHDLITKMPFKPNAVIWRTLLASCRLHGRPEIAEEALKQVARLEPTHSGDYILLADAYASVGRLGDAAKVRDEMKKMGVEKKSPGCSYIEVGGMVHEFLAEDKAHPEVYEAVHEVMERIKRGGYEPDSTQGRAEAEGEGDKEASVAHHSEKLAMAYGIIRTGEGTTVRVYKNLRMCSDCHNAAKVISSVYRREIVVRDRSRFHHFKDGSCSCHDFW, from the coding sequence ATGGTATTCGCCCTTTCAATTTTTCCCTCCCATTTTCCAACTACAAAAACCGCCATTCCCAAATTCCCAGCAAATCCGAAAACCTTCATTCTtgaaaaatgcaaaacaaCCAAAGACCTCAACCAAGTCCACGCCAGCCTCATCAAAACCCGCCTCCTCCACCacccggcggcggcggagccCCTCCTCGAGGCGGCGGCCCTCCTCCTCCCCGACTCCACCATCGACTACGCTTTCTCGATCTTCCGCAAACTCGAACACCCCGACGCCTCAGCTTACAATATCATGATAAGGGGCTTCACTAAAGAGCAAGCTCCTCAAAAATCCATTCTTTTATTCAGGCAAATGATAGAACAGTTGGTGCGCCCGGATCCGTTCACTTACTCCGGCATTCTGAAGGCGATTTCGAAGCTCGGGGCTTTGAAGGAAGGCGAGCAGATCCATGCCCACGTTTTGAAATCAATGGAGAAGTTTGACCGTTCGGAATTTGTTGAGAATTCATTGGTTTACATGTATGCGAGCTGCGGTCAGCTTCAATCAGCTCGGAAGGTGTTCGATGAAATGTCGGAGAGAAGCCCCGTCGCGTGGAGCTCGATGTTTTCCGGTTATGTTCGGTGTGGGACTTGGTTAGAAGTTGTGGGATTGTTTAGAAAAATGAGAGGAATGGGTATTTATTTCAATGAAACGACTTTGATTAGTGTATTGAAAGCTTGTGGTAGGCTTGGTGATTTGGAGTTGGGAGAGTGGATTCATGAGCATGCTGTTGCTAATGGGCTCATGAAAAATGATAACTTGATCACTTCTCTTGTTGATATGTATGCAAAGTGTGGTCGTTTGGAAACGGCGAGGCGCTTGTTCGATAGCATGTCTAGTAAAGATGTCGTTGCTTGGAGCGCCATGATCTCCGGCTATAGTCACTCGGACCAACAAATGGAGGCTCTGGCCCTATTCCACGAGATGCAGAGAGCGAATGTGAAACCGAATGAGGTGACAATGATCAGTGTGCTTTCTTGTTGTGGGGTTCTTGGAGCTCTGGAAATTGGAAAATGGGTGCATTCTTACACAAAGAGGAAGAATTTAAAACTCACTGTCAATCTCTCAACTGCTCTAGTTGATTTCTACGCGAAATGTGGTTGTGTGGATATAGCCCTCGAGGTGTTCCACTCAGCGCCTTCTAAAAGCGTGTGGACGTGGACAGCGTTGATCCAAGGCCTTGCTAGTAACGGGAGGGGTGAGACGGCTCTCGAATACTTCAACCTGATGGTTGAGGAGAATGTCGAGCCAAATGAGGTGACATTCATCGGCGTGCTCAGTGCTTGCAACCACGCGGGCTTGGTTGACCAAGGGCACACCTACTTGGCTAGGATGAACCGAGACTTTGGGATCGAGCCAAGAGTCGAGCATTATGGTTGCATGGTGGATATGCTCGGCCGGGCAGGGCTAATCGAGGACGCGCACGACCTCATCACGAAGATGCCTTTCAAGCCGAACGCAGTGATATGGAGAACTCTGCTCGCGTCGTGCAGGCTGCACGGGAGGCCTGAGATTGCAGAGGAGGCGCTGAAGCAGGTCGCAAGGCTGGAGCCCACGCACAGCGGGGACTACATACTCCTTGCAGATGCGTACGCGTCTGTAGGGAGGCTGGGGGACGCTGCGAAGGTGAGGGacgagatgaagaagatgggAGTCGAGAAGAAGAGCCCCGGGTGCAGCTACATCGAGGTTGGTGGCATGGTGCACGAGTTTCTGGCGGAGGACAAGGCGCACCCAGAGGTGTACGAGGCGGTGCACGAGGTGATGGAGAGGATCAAGAGGGGAGGGTACGAGCCGGATTCTACTCAGGGGAGGGCGGAGGCGGAGGGAGAGGGTGATAAGGAGGCCTCTGTTGCTCATCATAGTGAGAAGTTGGCTATGGCGTATGGGATTATAAGGACAGGTGAGGGAACTACTGTTAGGGTGTACAAGAATCTTAGGATGTGTAGTGACTGTCACAATGCTGCCAAGGTTATCTCTAGTGTTTATAGGAGAGAGATTGTTGTTAGAGATAGAAGTCGTTTCCATCACTTCAAAGATGGATCTTGTTCTTGTCATGATTTTTGGTGA
- the LOC125188033 gene encoding plant intracellular Ras-group-related LRR protein 3-like, producing MDPNPNKFPILSYVMAKLPTFNRTPSTAGAPTGEDFDIENQPVANFSPNEPQFEASASMPYLKNRKLIAAMGEAVTGVAHTRSALRILGTRPDHEAVDLARLRLAEIEADASLTPEKRAEDYEIYKAVIDLDEMHDKYEKMLSDAERRLERIYEAAVAGEELNEEEGGEGKGLEKDELDEEVVGILKDAESGKVIESVELSGRKLRILPEEFGRLNSLVSLDLSNNQLEALPDSIAGLENLDTLNISENLLVSLPDSIGLLFKLRILNVSRNKLHALPDSISHCRSLEELDASFNKLTYLPTNIGFELVNLRRLSVNLNKIRSLPTSVGEMKSLQHLDLHFNELGGLPPTIGKLTNLEILNLSSNFSDLTELPATISDLINLKELDLSNNQIHALPDTFGRLMNLAKLNVEHNPLTIPPKEIVAGGVVAIKGYMAKRWADILLEEQHKNMTQVQEQPQASLFTRSTAWLSGAVSGYFASTGKSNEDPYLNQQL from the exons ATGGATCCAAACCCTAACAAATTCCCGATCCTCTCCTATGTCATGGCCAAGCTCCCCACCTTCAATCGCACCCCATCCACCGCCGGCGCCCCCACCGGCGAAGATTTCGACATCGAGAATCAGCCGGTGGCGAATTTCTCCCCCAACGAGCCTCAATTCGAGGCCTCCGCGAGCATGCCGTACCTGAAAAATCGCAAGCTCATCGCCGCCATGGGCGAGGCCGTCACCGGCGTCGCGCATACCCGATCCGCGCTGCGGATCCTGGGGACCCGACCCGATCACGAGGCCGTTGACCTGGCGCGGCTGAGGCTGGCGGAGATCGAGGCCGACGCCTCGTTGACGCCGGAGAAGAGAGCCGAGGATTACGAGATTTATAAGGCTGTGATCGATCTGGACGAGATGCACGACAAGTATGAGAAGATGCTGAGTGATGCGGAGCGGAGGCTGGAGAGGATCTACGAGGCGGCGGTGGCTGGGGAGGAGCTGAATGAGGAGGAAGGCGGCGAGGGGAAGGGTTTGGAGAAGGATGAATTGGATGAGGAGGTGGTGGGGATTTTGAAGGATGCGGAATCGGGGAAAGTGATTGAGAGTGTTGAATTGTCTGGGAGGAAGTTGAGGATTTTGCCGGAGGAGTTTGGGAGGTTGAATTCATTGGTTTCGCTCGATCTGTCGAATAACCAGCTCGAG GCACTTCCTGATTCGATTGCCGGACTGGAAAATCTCGACACTCTAAATATTTCAGAAAACCTTTTGGTGTCGTTGCCTGATTCCATTGGCCTATTGTTTAAGTTGCGAATCTTGAATGTTTCTAGAAACAAGCTTCACGCCCTGCCCGACAGCATTTCTCACTGCAG GTCGTTGGAGGAATTGGATGCAAGTTTCAACAAACTCACCTACCTACCGACCAATATCGGTTTCGAACTTGTGAATCTCAGACGTCTCTCGGTGAATCTGAACAAGATCCGCTCCCTGCCGACATCTGTTGGTGAGATGAAGTCCTTGCAGCATCTGGACTTGCATTTCAATGAGCTTGGTGGGCTTCCACCTACGATTGGGAAACTGACAAATCTCGAGATTCTGAATCTCAGTAGCAACTTCAGTGACTTGACTGAGCTCCCTGCTACAATTTCTGACCTTATCAACCTCAAAGAACTTGATCTGAGCAACAACCAGATTCATGCACTTCCCGACACCTTTGGGCGGCTCATGAATCTGGCTAAGCTCAACGTAGAGCACAACCCTCTCACGATACCGCCAAAGGAGATAGTGGCTGGAGGAGTTGTAGCGATCAAGGGTTACATGGCGAAACGCTGGGCTGATATATTGCTAGAGGAACAACATAAGAACATGACCCAAGTGCAAGAGCAACCTCAGGCAAGTTTGTTTACTCGAAGCACCGCCTGGCTGAGTGGTGCCGTTTCGGGATACTTTGCAAGCACGGGGAAATCGAACGAGGACCCTTACCTGAACCAGCAGCTGTAA